From Mobula hypostoma chromosome 8, sMobHyp1.1, whole genome shotgun sequence, the proteins below share one genomic window:
- the LOC134350814 gene encoding zinc finger protein OZF-like isoform X2 yields MRGSAAEGSYCTEPRGRMDTSLPEEQLHGSGSGKGVTSVTALTVIERSREGSPHSVHLIGQQASATSSDLKPCSNAKNFLKKGILEDVDAEDYSLQGMQSPSTLFPKDHAQDENFKCSHCEKTFKELSSFTTHEQTHRDDNPLKCKVCDKVFMHLSSLQKHHRIHTGERPFKCEVCGRAFSVSSSLLQHQRIHTGEKPFQCNVCQKRFTESSSLRTHQHIHTGEKPFKCNECGKGYSRSSQLLTHQHTHTDEKPFQCTVCLKGFIQFAHLTNHQRVHTGEKPFQCDLCQKRFVSFSSLASHQYIHTGMKPFKCELCGKTFTLSSNLLKHRRSHAGEKPFKCDVCGKTFTVSSSLLKHQRIHTGEKPFKCAVCSKCFIDSSSLNRHQRIHTGVKPFKCEVCNKVFTVSSSLLKHQYMHTR; encoded by the coding sequence AAGGATCATACTGCACAGAGCCGAGGGGAAGAATGGATACTTCACTCCCTGAAGAACAATTGCACGGGAGTGGCTCAGGGAAAGGTGTTACATCTGTGACTGCACTAACTGTCATCGAACGCAGTCGGGAAGGAAGCCCACATTCAGTACATTTAATTGGTCAGCAAGCCAGTGCTACATCATCAGATCTGAAACCATGCAGCAACGCCAAGAACTTCCTTAAGAAAGGCATTTTGGAAGATGTAGATGCTGAAGATTATTCACTTCAGGGGATGCAAAGTCCTTCAACCCTGTTTCCAAAAGATCATGCACAGGATGAAAATTTCAAGTGTTCTCACTGTGAAAAGACCTTCAAAGAATTATCTTCATTTACTACTCATGAGCAGACCCACAGAGACGATAACCCACTGAAGTGTAAAGTATGTGACAAGGTCTTCATGCACTTGTCAAGTCTGCAAAAGCATCACCGCATACACACAGGAGAGAGGCCGTTTAAGTGTGAGGTCTGTGGGAGAGCCTTTTCCGTTTCATCGAGCCTCTTACAACACCAACGCATTCATACGGGTGAAAAGCCCTTCCAGTGCAACGTCTGCCAGAAACGCTTCACTGAGTCCTCTTCCCTCAGAACTCACCAGCACATTCACACAGGCGAGAAACCTTTCAAATGCAATGAATGTGGCAAAGGCTATAGCAGGTCATCACAGCTGCTAACCCATCAGCACACACACACTGACGAGAAGCCTTTTCAGTGCACGGTTTGCCTGAAGGGCTTCATCCAGTTTGCCCACCTGACCAACCACCAGCGGGTCCACACCGGTGAGAAACCATTCCAGTGTGACCTCTGTCAGAAACGTTTTGTTTCGTTCTCCTCACTTGCATCACACCAGTACATCCACACGGGCATGAAGCCCTTCAAATGTGAGTTGTGTGGCAAAACTTTCACCCTGTCGTCAAACCTCCTCAAACACCGGCGCAGCCACGCTGGCGAGAAGCCCTTCAAGTGTGATGTCTGCGGCAAGACCTTCACTGTGTCCTCCAGTCTCCTGAAGCACCAACGCATCCACACGGGGGAGAAGCCGTTCAAGTGTGCGGTCTGCTCAAAGTGCTTCATTGATTCCTCTTCACTGAACAGGCATCAGCGCATCCACACAGGTGTGAAACCGTTCAAGTGTGAGGTCTGCAACAAGGTGTTCACGGTGTCCTCAAGCCTCCTAAAACACCAGTATATGCATACCAGGTAG
- the LOC134350814 gene encoding zinc finger protein OZF-like isoform X1 has protein sequence MTDFLVSASATTVWPSKLSAGGNLSNICGPEGSYCTEPRGRMDTSLPEEQLHGSGSGKGVTSVTALTVIERSREGSPHSVHLIGQQASATSSDLKPCSNAKNFLKKGILEDVDAEDYSLQGMQSPSTLFPKDHAQDENFKCSHCEKTFKELSSFTTHEQTHRDDNPLKCKVCDKVFMHLSSLQKHHRIHTGERPFKCEVCGRAFSVSSSLLQHQRIHTGEKPFQCNVCQKRFTESSSLRTHQHIHTGEKPFKCNECGKGYSRSSQLLTHQHTHTDEKPFQCTVCLKGFIQFAHLTNHQRVHTGEKPFQCDLCQKRFVSFSSLASHQYIHTGMKPFKCELCGKTFTLSSNLLKHRRSHAGEKPFKCDVCGKTFTVSSSLLKHQRIHTGEKPFKCAVCSKCFIDSSSLNRHQRIHTGVKPFKCEVCNKVFTVSSSLLKHQYMHTR, from the coding sequence AAGGATCATACTGCACAGAGCCGAGGGGAAGAATGGATACTTCACTCCCTGAAGAACAATTGCACGGGAGTGGCTCAGGGAAAGGTGTTACATCTGTGACTGCACTAACTGTCATCGAACGCAGTCGGGAAGGAAGCCCACATTCAGTACATTTAATTGGTCAGCAAGCCAGTGCTACATCATCAGATCTGAAACCATGCAGCAACGCCAAGAACTTCCTTAAGAAAGGCATTTTGGAAGATGTAGATGCTGAAGATTATTCACTTCAGGGGATGCAAAGTCCTTCAACCCTGTTTCCAAAAGATCATGCACAGGATGAAAATTTCAAGTGTTCTCACTGTGAAAAGACCTTCAAAGAATTATCTTCATTTACTACTCATGAGCAGACCCACAGAGACGATAACCCACTGAAGTGTAAAGTATGTGACAAGGTCTTCATGCACTTGTCAAGTCTGCAAAAGCATCACCGCATACACACAGGAGAGAGGCCGTTTAAGTGTGAGGTCTGTGGGAGAGCCTTTTCCGTTTCATCGAGCCTCTTACAACACCAACGCATTCATACGGGTGAAAAGCCCTTCCAGTGCAACGTCTGCCAGAAACGCTTCACTGAGTCCTCTTCCCTCAGAACTCACCAGCACATTCACACAGGCGAGAAACCTTTCAAATGCAATGAATGTGGCAAAGGCTATAGCAGGTCATCACAGCTGCTAACCCATCAGCACACACACACTGACGAGAAGCCTTTTCAGTGCACGGTTTGCCTGAAGGGCTTCATCCAGTTTGCCCACCTGACCAACCACCAGCGGGTCCACACCGGTGAGAAACCATTCCAGTGTGACCTCTGTCAGAAACGTTTTGTTTCGTTCTCCTCACTTGCATCACACCAGTACATCCACACGGGCATGAAGCCCTTCAAATGTGAGTTGTGTGGCAAAACTTTCACCCTGTCGTCAAACCTCCTCAAACACCGGCGCAGCCACGCTGGCGAGAAGCCCTTCAAGTGTGATGTCTGCGGCAAGACCTTCACTGTGTCCTCCAGTCTCCTGAAGCACCAACGCATCCACACGGGGGAGAAGCCGTTCAAGTGTGCGGTCTGCTCAAAGTGCTTCATTGATTCCTCTTCACTGAACAGGCATCAGCGCATCCACACAGGTGTGAAACCGTTCAAGTGTGAGGTCTGCAACAAGGTGTTCACGGTGTCCTCAAGCCTCCTAAAACACCAGTATATGCATACCAGGTAG